Within the Enterococcus hirae ATCC 9790 genome, the region GCTAGAAATTATATTCCTAAAAAAGGGGATATTGTTTGGATCGATTTTGATCCATCCACAGGCAAAGAAATTCAAAAGAGAAGACCAGGCTTGGTTGTATCTCGTTATGAATTTAATTGCACAACAATGTTTGCAATAATCTGTCCAATTACTTCTACTATAAAAAATCTACCGACACGCTATTCGCTTCCCAAAGATTTAGATACAAAGGGACAAGTACTTATTTCTCAATTAAAATCACTTGATTTCAAGGAAAGAAAACTCAAAAAGGTCGAAAATTTACCTTTACAAGATATGGCTAAAATTGATCAGATTATCCAGTATATATTTTAAGCACCTTAAATTGGATCATAATCTTTCGTTATGCCAAATAAAACTAAAAAATGTACACCATTAAAAAAGAAAAATGACAAATGTTCCTCTTTCAATCAACAAAGTAAACAAAAAATGAAAAACTTCGTTCAATAAAATGAACGTAGCTTTTCATTTTTTTTGATTACATATCAGCTAAAAAAAGGCGAATCCGTTGGCAAGCTTCCGTAAGTTCTGCCAAACTACTTGCATAAGAAATCCGAATATAGCCTTCACCCTCTGGTCCAAAAGCTGAACC harbors:
- a CDS encoding type II toxin-antitoxin system PemK/MazF family toxin; the encoded protein is MPKARNYIPKKGDIVWIDFDPSTGKEIQKRRPGLVVSRYEFNCTTMFAIICPITSTIKNLPTRYSLPKDLDTKGQVLISQLKSLDFKERKLKKVENLPLQDMAKIDQIIQYIF